A genome region from Ottowia testudinis includes the following:
- a CDS encoding DUF502 domain-containing protein — protein sequence MTPPRTRFHPFRPLLTGMLALLPLAATLLLLVWAARLAAEWLGPQSGIGSILIYLGVGVAASPVWAYVAGIVILLAGVYGVGLLVEAGLQRGVDSLLQSLMRRIPVVRTVYDVAQRLVGLIGTSREDGMKSMQPVWLHFGGPPAPGEAGNTAVLALQTTHEAVLLGGAPYHGVLVPTAPVPVGGGLLFVPAHWVLPADVGIEGVTSIYVSMGVTANQYLGPKGAPPSRSRTPGQV from the coding sequence ATGACGCCACCTCGCACGCGCTTCCACCCGTTTCGCCCGCTGCTGACCGGCATGCTGGCGCTGCTGCCACTCGCCGCCACGCTCCTGCTGCTGGTGTGGGCCGCGCGGCTGGCAGCCGAATGGCTGGGGCCGCAAAGTGGCATCGGCTCCATCCTCATCTACCTGGGCGTCGGCGTGGCGGCGTCGCCGGTGTGGGCGTATGTGGCGGGCATCGTAATCCTGCTGGCTGGCGTGTACGGCGTCGGCCTGCTGGTAGAGGCCGGGCTGCAGCGCGGGGTGGATAGCCTGCTGCAGTCGCTGATGCGGCGCATTCCGGTGGTACGCACGGTGTATGACGTGGCGCAGCGCCTGGTCGGCCTGATCGGCACTTCGCGCGAGGACGGCATGAAGTCGATGCAGCCGGTGTGGCTGCACTTTGGCGGCCCGCCCGCGCCCGGCGAGGCCGGCAACACAGCCGTGCTGGCGCTGCAGACGACCCACGAGGCGGTGCTGCTGGGCGGCGCCCCCTATCACGGCGTGCTGGTGCCCACGGCGCCGGTGCCGGTGGGCGGCGGCCTGCTTTTCGTGCCGGCGCATTGGGTGCTGCCGGCCGACGTGGGCATCGAGGGCGTGACCAGCATCTACGTCTCGATGGGCGTGACGGCGAACCAGTACCTCGGCCCCAAAGGCGCGCCGCCGTCGCGTTCGCGGACACCCGGCCAAGTTTGA
- a CDS encoding DUF3149 domain-containing protein, giving the protein MKLWQDLFGTDYGLMSIAGLLFIVFMAIWFVRFFLRKMNEPPRDMPQRRPAK; this is encoded by the coding sequence ATGAAGCTTTGGCAAGACCTGTTCGGCACCGACTACGGCCTGATGAGCATCGCTGGCTTGCTGTTCATCGTCTTCATGGCGATCTGGTTCGTGCGCTTCTTCCTTCGCAAGATGAACGAGCCACCGCGCGACATGCCGCAAAGGCGTCCAGCGAAATAG